CGCCGGACTGGACGCCGAACGGCAGCGCCGGGCGGTCGCGGCGCACGAGCAGGGGAGCGGCCGAGGAGCGGGCGGGGAGCAGGCCGGAGGCGGCGGCAGCGCTCGCCGTCAGGACGGCGCCCCGCAGGAGGGCGCGACGGGAGGTGGGTTCCGGGGAGGCCGAGATCATGGCGCCACGCTGTCGGCGTACGGCGAACGGCGAGCCCCGTCGACGGTGAACCGCGGGCGGCGAATTCCTGAACCGCGTCCCGCTCGGGGACAATGGAGCCACCATGTCTGCCGCCGCCCCGCAGCCGGGTCACACCGACCCCGCGATCATCCGCAACTTCTGCATCATCGCGCACATCGACCACGGCAAGTCGACGCTCGCCGACCGGATGCTGCAGCTCACCGGCGTCGTCGGCGAGCGTGAGGCGAAGGCACAGTACCTCGACCGGATGGACATCGAGCGCGAGCGCGGCATCACCATCAAGAGCCAGGCCGTCCGGATGCCGTGGACCGTCACGGCCGGCAACGAGGCGGGCGCCGAGCCGGGCACCTACATCCTCAACATGATCGACACCCCGGGCCACGTCGACTTCACCTACGAGGTGTCCCGGTCGCTGCAGGCCTGCGAGGCCGCGATCCTGCTGGTCGACGCCGCCCAGGGCATCGAGGCGCAGACCCTGGCGAACCTCTACCTCGCGATGGGCGCCGATCTCCACATCATCCCGGTGCTCAACAAGATCGACCTGCCCAGCGCCAACGTCGAGAAGTACGCCGCCGAGCTGGCCAACCTGGTCGGCTGCGAGCCGGAGGACGTGCTGCTCACCTCGGCCAAGACCGGCGTTGGCGTCGAGGCCCTGCTCAACGAGATCGTGCGCTCCGTCCCGGCGCCCGTCGGCGACGCGTCCGCCCCGGCCCGCGCCCTGATCTTCGACTCGGTCTACGACACCTACCGCGGCGTGGTCACCTACGTCCGGGTCGTCGACGGCGAGCTGTCCCACCGCGACAAGATCAAGATGATGTCGACCGGAGCGCTCCACGAGATGCTCGAGGTCGGCGTGATCAGCCCCGAGCCGATGAAGGCCGCCAAGCTCGGCGTCGGCGAGACCGGCTACCTGATCACCGGCGTGAAGGACGTGCGCCAGTCCCGCGTCGGTGACACGGTGACCGTCCAAGGGCGCCAGGCCGCCGAGCCGCTCGGCGGCTACGAGCACCCCAACCCGATGGTCTTCGCGGGGCTCTACCCGATCGACGGCGACGACTACCCGACGCTGCGCGACGCGCTCGAGAAGCTCCAGCTCAACGACGCCGCGCTCACCTTCGAGCCGGAGACCTCCGGCGCGCTGGGCTTCGGCT
The genomic region above belongs to Nocardioides sp. QY071 and contains:
- the lepA gene encoding translation elongation factor 4: MSAAAPQPGHTDPAIIRNFCIIAHIDHGKSTLADRMLQLTGVVGEREAKAQYLDRMDIERERGITIKSQAVRMPWTVTAGNEAGAEPGTYILNMIDTPGHVDFTYEVSRSLQACEAAILLVDAAQGIEAQTLANLYLAMGADLHIIPVLNKIDLPSANVEKYAAELANLVGCEPEDVLLTSAKTGVGVEALLNEIVRSVPAPVGDASAPARALIFDSVYDTYRGVVTYVRVVDGELSHRDKIKMMSTGALHEMLEVGVISPEPMKAAKLGVGETGYLITGVKDVRQSRVGDTVTVQGRQAAEPLGGYEHPNPMVFAGLYPIDGDDYPTLRDALEKLQLNDAALTFEPETSGALGFGFRCGFLGLLHMEITRERLEREFNLDLISTAPNVVYEVVMEDGTQLTVTNPSEYPDGKIAEVREPIVDATVLAPADYIGTIMELCQQKRGTLQGMDYLSEDRVEMRYTLPMGEIAFDFFDQLKSKTKGYASLNYEFSGDQASDLVKVDILLQGEPVDAFSAIVHKDAAYSYGVMMAGKLKELIPRQQFEVPIQAAIGARVIARENIRAIRKDVLAKCYGGDITRKRKLLEKQKEGKKRMKMVGRVEVPQEAFVAALSTTGPAGDKPKK